The following coding sequences lie in one Hydrogenophaga sp. PBL-H3 genomic window:
- a CDS encoding ABC transporter substrate-binding protein, with the protein MNSRVSNLHLAVLSAALAMGAGSLQAKTFKWTSASDIPTWDIHSQNNALANGIHASVYESLVYYNSKTFKPEPVLATGWKQVTPTQLRLNLRTGVKFHDGSTFSADDAVFSIERAMTKTSNFGIYAQGIDKVVKVDANTIDIFTKDPNPVLLNQLTELRMMSKAWAEKNNSTSPKDIKTQDENFAHRNANGTGPFVLKEWQPDQKMVLTRNPNWWGKAEGNVTEVIYTPVKAVATRMAALLSGEVDLVLDPSPQDLPRVRSEGTLKVIDGIENRTIFFGMDQFRNELPGSNIKGKNPLKDQRVRKALYQAIDMNTIARVTLRGLGQPTGALVAPQVNGWTEAVHKRYPFDVAAAQKLLADAGYKDGFEVDFACPNNRYINDEQICQAVTAMWARIGVKAKLRTLPLSTYFPMIQRYEASIYMLGWGVPTFDALYSLQSLVRSVGAGGDGNYNVGRYSNPQMDALVERTKKETDLKLRTELLTKALALQNEDVAHIPLHNQVIPWAMKKNIDVVHRADNRLDWRLIKVN; encoded by the coding sequence ATGAATTCACGCGTCTCGAATCTGCACCTTGCTGTCCTGTCTGCTGCGCTCGCAATGGGTGCTGGCAGCCTGCAGGCGAAGACCTTCAAATGGACCAGCGCCAGCGATATTCCAACCTGGGACATCCACTCGCAGAACAACGCGCTGGCCAATGGCATTCATGCGTCGGTGTACGAGTCGCTCGTGTACTACAACAGCAAGACCTTCAAGCCCGAGCCGGTGCTGGCCACGGGCTGGAAGCAGGTCACGCCCACGCAACTGCGCCTCAATCTGCGCACCGGCGTGAAGTTCCACGATGGCTCCACGTTCTCGGCCGACGATGCGGTGTTCTCGATCGAACGCGCCATGACCAAGACCTCGAACTTCGGTATCTATGCCCAAGGCATCGACAAGGTGGTCAAGGTGGATGCGAACACCATCGACATCTTCACCAAAGACCCCAACCCGGTGCTGCTGAACCAGCTCACCGAGCTGCGCATGATGAGCAAGGCGTGGGCCGAGAAAAACAACTCGACCTCACCCAAAGACATCAAGACGCAAGACGAAAATTTTGCCCACCGCAATGCCAACGGCACCGGGCCGTTTGTGTTGAAAGAGTGGCAGCCCGACCAGAAGATGGTGCTCACGCGCAACCCGAACTGGTGGGGCAAGGCTGAAGGCAATGTCACCGAGGTGATCTACACGCCTGTGAAAGCGGTGGCCACACGCATGGCCGCGCTGCTCTCGGGCGAGGTGGACCTGGTGCTCGACCCCAGCCCGCAAGACTTGCCGCGCGTGCGCTCCGAGGGCACCTTGAAGGTGATTGACGGCATCGAGAACCGCACCATCTTCTTCGGCATGGACCAGTTCCGCAACGAACTGCCGGGCAGCAACATCAAGGGCAAGAACCCGCTGAAGGACCAGCGCGTGCGCAAGGCGCTTTACCAGGCGATCGACATGAACACGATTGCCCGCGTAACGCTGCGCGGGCTGGGTCAGCCCACCGGCGCACTGGTGGCGCCGCAGGTCAATGGCTGGACCGAGGCGGTGCACAAGCGCTACCCGTTTGACGTGGCCGCTGCGCAAAAGCTGCTGGCCGACGCGGGCTACAAGGACGGTTTCGAGGTGGACTTTGCCTGCCCCAACAACCGCTACATCAACGACGAGCAGATCTGCCAGGCGGTCACAGCCATGTGGGCACGCATCGGCGTGAAGGCCAAGCTGCGCACGCTACCGCTGTCGACCTACTTTCCGATGATCCAGCGCTATGAAGCCAGCATCTACATGCTGGGCTGGGGCGTGCCGACATTTGACGCGCTCTACAGCCTTCAGTCGCTGGTGCGCTCGGTGGGCGCGGGTGGTGATGGCAACTACAACGTGGGCCGCTACAGCAACCCGCAGATGGATGCGCTGGTGGAGCGCACCAAGAAGGAAACCGACCTGAAGCTGCGCACCGAACTGCTGACCAAGGCACTGGCCCTGCAGAACGAAGACGTGGCGCACATCCCACTGCACAACCAGGTGATTCCGTGGGCCATGAAGAAGAACATCGACGTGGTGCATCGCGCCGACAACCGGCTGGACTGGCGCCTGATCAAGGTAAACTGA
- a CDS encoding porin, whose amino-acid sequence MKKTLIALAAVAATSASFAQSTVTLSGTVDVGLEKRFSGDALRMTSSRSGTSNWTLSGAEDLGGGLKAVFQVSTAFNADDGTLTAANTLGNNGMFVGLTGGFGTLRAGRPVNTLYGNAMFANGTKGVSLHDSNSVVNGNAAANAKNSGASNSVYVPNAVQYHTPRFGGVQVQFEYAPSESSAVGNKAGTGIAVRYDGGPLSVSFTNYTGAKAATSTLKSVNQIAAAYDFSVAKLFFTYRDQGGLAADMDTSYALGVTAPVGPGALYAAYNVNEQAGSDGRTVIAGYKYNLSKRTQAYVNLARRNAAWVPGFAPANGNTVPTGSSTGYGFGLTHNF is encoded by the coding sequence ATGAAAAAGACCCTGATCGCTCTGGCCGCCGTGGCAGCCACCAGCGCCTCCTTCGCACAATCCACCGTGACCCTGTCGGGTACCGTTGATGTGGGCCTTGAAAAGCGCTTTTCGGGCGACGCACTGCGTATGACCTCCAGCCGTAGCGGCACCAGTAACTGGACGCTGTCCGGTGCTGAGGACCTCGGCGGCGGCTTGAAGGCTGTCTTCCAAGTCTCTACGGCCTTCAATGCCGACGATGGCACTTTGACCGCAGCTAACACGCTGGGCAACAACGGCATGTTCGTTGGCCTGACCGGCGGCTTCGGTACCCTGCGAGCTGGCCGTCCGGTCAACACGCTGTACGGCAACGCCATGTTTGCCAACGGCACCAAGGGTGTTTCACTGCATGACTCCAACAGCGTGGTGAACGGCAACGCAGCGGCCAACGCCAAGAACTCGGGCGCTTCGAACTCCGTGTACGTGCCCAACGCAGTGCAATACCACACCCCCCGTTTTGGCGGTGTGCAGGTTCAGTTTGAATACGCACCGTCCGAGTCCAGCGCTGTTGGCAACAAGGCCGGCACGGGTATTGCTGTTCGTTACGACGGTGGTCCTCTGAGCGTGTCGTTCACCAACTACACGGGCGCGAAGGCTGCAACCAGCACCCTGAAGTCGGTCAACCAGATCGCTGCCGCCTATGATTTCAGCGTTGCCAAACTGTTCTTCACGTACCGCGACCAAGGCGGCCTTGCTGCTGATATGGACACGTCCTACGCTTTGGGTGTAACCGCTCCTGTTGGCCCTGGCGCTCTGTACGCTGCCTACAACGTGAACGAGCAGGCTGGTTCCGATGGCCGTACTGTCATCGCTGGCTACAAGTACAACCTGAGCAAGCGCACCCAAGCTTATGTGAACCTTGCACGACGCAATGCAGCATGGGTTCCTGGCTTCGCGCCTGCCAACGGCAACACCGTTCCTACCGGATCCAGCACCGGCTACGGCTTCGGTCTGACACATAACTTCTGA
- a CDS encoding ComEA family DNA-binding protein yields the protein MFKKFLAGMLALLAAASFAAVDINKATQADLDSIKGIGPSTSTKILDERKASPFKDWADFVQRVPGIGDKRAAKLSAEGLTVNGDAFKPTVKPAPEKKATAKKPAEKAPAPAVK from the coding sequence ATGTTCAAGAAATTTCTCGCCGGCATGCTGGCATTGCTCGCGGCGGCCAGCTTCGCCGCTGTCGACATCAACAAAGCCACCCAGGCCGACCTCGACAGCATCAAAGGCATAGGCCCCAGCACATCCACCAAGATCCTTGATGAGCGCAAGGCCTCGCCATTCAAAGACTGGGCTGATTTCGTGCAAAGGGTACCTGGCATTGGCGACAAACGCGCCGCCAAGCTGTCAGCAGAGGGCCTCACCGTGAACGGTGACGCATTCAAACCCACCGTCAAACCCGCGCCGGAGAAGAAGGCCACAGCCAAGAAACCAGCAGAGAAGGCGCCAGCGCCAGCGGTCAAGTGA
- a CDS encoding DUF3047 domain-containing protein: MFFLPRLMNITVVVFSSSLVKGLAAFALALGLVGCAVSAPGHEDLAANDAANTAREAALSAATAQLLFTPPSALPWQPFALPGKRYEVFEPVAVQARPALRVRAQSSVSILRRQFEPALLAPGRLAFSWKVDALPLAADLAAADAADSPVRIVLGFEGDRSRWTPKMHRLSEMSRLLTGEELPYATLIYVWGNQEALGTVVVNPRTDRIRKLVLDSGTSQLGVWRDHVRDVQADFRQAFGEEPGPLRVVALMTDTDNTRSALTAWYGALTLEAAAPAR; the protein is encoded by the coding sequence ATGTTCTTTTTGCCTCGTTTGATGAACATCACGGTGGTCGTCTTCTCTTCGTCACTCGTGAAGGGCCTCGCGGCGTTTGCGTTGGCTTTGGGTTTGGTGGGGTGCGCGGTGTCTGCACCGGGGCACGAAGACCTGGCTGCGAACGATGCGGCGAACACGGCCCGTGAGGCGGCCTTGAGTGCCGCCACGGCGCAGCTGTTGTTCACGCCGCCTTCGGCGCTGCCCTGGCAGCCATTCGCGTTGCCTGGAAAACGCTATGAAGTGTTCGAGCCGGTTGCCGTGCAGGCGCGGCCGGCGTTGCGCGTGCGGGCGCAGAGCTCGGTGAGCATCTTGCGGCGCCAGTTTGAGCCCGCTTTGCTTGCGCCGGGTCGTCTGGCGTTTTCCTGGAAGGTGGATGCGCTTCCCCTGGCGGCCGATCTGGCTGCGGCCGATGCGGCGGACTCACCGGTTCGTATCGTCCTGGGCTTTGAGGGCGACCGCTCGCGCTGGACGCCGAAGATGCACCGGCTCTCGGAGATGAGTCGCCTGCTCACGGGCGAAGAATTGCCTTATGCAACGTTGATCTACGTGTGGGGCAACCAGGAGGCGTTGGGCACCGTGGTGGTGAATCCACGCACCGATCGCATTCGCAAGCTGGTGCTCGACAGCGGCACGAGCCAGCTCGGTGTCTGGCGCGACCATGTGCGCGACGTGCAGGCGGATTTCAGACAGGCGTTTGGCGAGGAGCCGGGGCCCTTGCGTGTGGTGGCCCTGATGACGGACACCGACAACACCCGCAGCGCGCTCACCGCCTGGTACGGCGCGCTGACGCTGGAGGCCGCAGCGCCGGCACGTTGA
- the coq7 gene encoding 2-polyprenyl-3-methyl-6-methoxy-1,4-benzoquinone monooxygenase: MTTATDALINAADSALRTLFVTPRASRDCPTVPERATDHELSEADKHLSGALMRVNHVGEVCAQALYTAQALTARWPGSSGQPNRALAAQLEAAGKEETDHLAWTQTRLDELGARASLLNPLWYAGAFGLGLMAGCLGPAVSLGFVVETERQVEAHLAEHMERLPAGDHASRAIVAQMKLDEARHAREAQTAGAAELPAPVKGLMKLAAKVMTTVAHRI; the protein is encoded by the coding sequence ATGACCACAGCCACAGACGCCTTGATCAATGCCGCCGACTCGGCCTTGAGGACCTTGTTCGTGACCCCCAGGGCATCGCGCGATTGCCCAACGGTGCCCGAGCGAGCCACTGACCACGAACTCAGCGAAGCGGACAAGCACCTCTCTGGTGCCTTGATGCGGGTGAACCATGTGGGCGAGGTGTGCGCCCAGGCGCTTTACACGGCGCAAGCCCTCACCGCCCGCTGGCCTGGGAGCTCAGGCCAGCCCAACAGGGCCCTGGCGGCTCAACTGGAAGCGGCTGGCAAGGAGGAAACCGATCACCTGGCCTGGACCCAGACCCGACTGGACGAGCTGGGAGCGCGCGCTTCGTTGCTGAACCCCTTGTGGTACGCGGGAGCTTTCGGTCTGGGGCTGATGGCTGGGTGCCTGGGGCCGGCGGTGAGCCTGGGCTTCGTGGTGGAGACCGAGCGGCAGGTGGAGGCCCATCTGGCCGAGCACATGGAGCGTTTGCCGGCTGGGGACCACGCATCGCGCGCCATCGTGGCGCAAATGAAGCTGGACGAGGCCCGCCATGCGCGAGAAGCTCAAACAGCGGGAGCGGCGGAGTTGCCTGCGCCGGTCAAAGGGCTGATGAAGCTGGCGGCCAAGGTCATGACGACGGTGGCGCACCGCATCTGA
- a CDS encoding OsmC family protein, whose translation MECTVTWTGATGTRSRMGFVAETGSGHVITMDGAPDATKPENGGANMAPRPMETVLAGTGGCTAYDVVLILKRGRHDVRGCSVKLETERAETDPKVFTKIHMHFTVSGKAIPTVAVERAIAMSHDKYCSASIMLGKTAAITTSFEVLEA comes from the coding sequence ATGGAATGCACCGTCACCTGGACCGGCGCGACCGGCACCCGTTCCCGCATGGGCTTTGTGGCAGAAACCGGCAGCGGGCACGTGATCACCATGGACGGTGCCCCCGACGCCACCAAGCCTGAGAACGGGGGCGCCAACATGGCGCCGCGCCCCATGGAAACCGTGCTGGCCGGCACCGGCGGCTGCACCGCCTACGACGTCGTGCTCATCCTCAAACGGGGTCGTCACGATGTGCGCGGTTGCAGCGTCAAGCTCGAAACCGAGCGCGCAGAAACAGACCCGAAGGTCTTTACCAAGATCCACATGCACTTCACCGTGAGCGGCAAAGCCATCCCGACTGTTGCGGTCGAGCGCGCCATTGCCATGAGCCACGACAAATACTGCTCGGCCAGCATCATGCTGGGCAAGACGGCGGCCATCACCACCAGCTTTGAGGTGCTGGAAGCCTGA
- a CDS encoding porin, translated as MKKSLIALAILGSVAGVAQAQSTVTLYGIADVWLGSEKDGLNAKSVAKVNSGGFNGSRFGLTGSEDLGGGLKAVFKLEQGFAIDTGTQSAAGTAFGRQAYVGLAGGFGTVTFGNVWSSMDDVLGASNGAFDSAFSPAGLVNGVNTSYVDRPKNAIKYQSPSFGGFSGGFTYGLDENTAVSQDVVDFSLSYGAGPVGVNFAYQVQNGVTDTKLTHLGGSYDLGVAKLLASYGQVKEDAAKTTDYQFGVDVPLSSALTLSGSYARSKDNAFLGSSKRDGFGIAAKYSLSKRTFTYAGVVSGKQKDAAGVKNDEYRLYAVGMQHSF; from the coding sequence ATGAAAAAGTCCCTGATTGCTCTGGCAATTCTTGGTTCGGTTGCTGGTGTTGCACAAGCCCAGTCCACTGTGACCCTGTACGGTATCGCTGACGTGTGGCTCGGCTCTGAAAAAGACGGCCTGAATGCCAAGTCGGTTGCCAAGGTGAACTCCGGCGGCTTCAACGGCAGCCGTTTTGGTTTGACAGGTTCTGAAGACCTCGGTGGCGGCCTTAAAGCCGTGTTCAAGCTCGAGCAAGGCTTCGCCATCGACACCGGCACCCAATCCGCCGCAGGCACCGCATTTGGCCGTCAGGCTTACGTCGGTCTGGCCGGTGGTTTTGGTACCGTGACCTTCGGTAACGTGTGGTCTTCGATGGACGACGTCCTCGGCGCATCGAACGGTGCGTTTGATTCGGCATTCTCGCCAGCTGGCTTGGTCAACGGCGTGAACACGTCTTATGTTGATCGTCCGAAAAACGCCATCAAGTACCAGTCGCCCAGCTTCGGCGGCTTCAGCGGTGGCTTCACCTACGGCCTCGATGAAAACACTGCCGTCAGCCAGGACGTGGTTGACTTCAGCCTGTCGTATGGCGCAGGTCCCGTCGGCGTGAACTTCGCTTACCAGGTTCAAAACGGCGTGACCGACACGAAGCTGACCCACCTGGGCGGTTCTTACGACCTGGGCGTTGCTAAGCTGCTGGCCAGCTACGGTCAAGTCAAGGAAGACGCTGCAAAAACGACCGACTACCAGTTTGGCGTTGATGTGCCTTTGTCTTCGGCTCTGACGCTGTCGGGCAGCTATGCTCGTTCCAAGGACAATGCATTCTTGGGCAGCTCGAAGCGTGATGGCTTCGGCATCGCAGCCAAGTACAGCCTGTCCAAGCGCACGTTCACCTACGCAGGCGTGGTTTCTGGCAAACAGAAAGATGCCGCTGGCGTGAAAAACGACGAGTACCGTCTGTACGCAGTCGGCATGCAGCACTCCTTCTAA